A single region of the Plasmodium malariae genome assembly, chromosome: 7 genome encodes:
- the ELO3 gene encoding long chain fatty acid elongation enzyme, putative, which yields MNFINREFWTPGKGRELAEKYEKSIIMISLIYIPAILIFQNYMKKRNAIEVKFIKIIWNLTLSFLSFIGALLIAIHDKEVLKNLIVEEYEYSPETRAVIAIFTLTKIVEYGDTIFLVLKKKKLTFLHFYHHLSVVIYCLYSQKELVSHAHYFVFLNLIVHSIMYFYFGFIYIIPRQIYKIRKFITYLQICQMLMGIFISYYAMKNVENKVYLTNAIASFALYITYAILFLNFYFTNYYSNIKSNVATYLISIHIMGVIGFIMICKSNDMLRLFIEVIIGCIFTLTLLNFSFYFNKHYYKVIRNKISENNFYEQRDLFNKYKKKYYSNMAVLKKKITINMIKTCLLCFNGLATYAHDHIFLFVNFYSEKIKKVTNDSKMDNPEKPNEQIIINRHGNTQQNRLNSSYVATEQANSNINNMGNKGSDDNANSDTNKHFSNDASSNGNSCGSNVYNRGCNNVNLRKIIYNSKNNNIKNDIKNDIKNDIKNDRKNDRKNDIINSSNYSNSSGGKQKSGIHKLFMLIKDLYSSSIISYIICKSPIENISLNMEKTITHPSERSTIYANNSFFHIIKQTIQNYLLYILCLILPIYYGLKVYNDAVLGLCVHGALRWLIEIYSTKIFNKTSKCNSY from the coding sequence atgaattttataaatagagAATTCTGGACACCTGGGAAGGGAAGAGAGCTTGCGGAAAAGTATGAAAAGAGCATAATCATGATTTCGTTGATATACATACCCGCAATCTTAATATTccaaaattatatgaaaaaaagaaatgcaATTGAAGTGAAATTTATAAAGATAATATGGAATTTAACCTTATCTTTCTTATCATTTATTGGAGCGTTATTGATAGCTATACATGATAAagaagttttaaaaaatttgattgTAGAAGAATATGAATACAGCCCAGAAACAAGAGCAGTAATAGCAATATTTACTCTTACAAAAATTGTAGAATATGGGgatacaatatttttagttttgaaaaaaaaaaaattaacatttttacatttctaTCATCATTTAAGTGttgttatatattgtttatattcTCAAAAAGAACTGGTGTCTCATGctcattattttgtttttctaaaTCTGATCGTTCATagtattatgtatttttattttggctttatatatattataccgagacaaatttataagatacgaaaatttattacatatttacaaatatgtcAAATGCTTATGggaatatttatatcttattATGCTATGAAAAATGTGGAAAATAAGGTATATCTTACTAATGCCATTGCAAGTTTtgctttatatattacatatgcaattttatttttaaatttttattttactaattattatagtaatattaaaagtaatgTAGCTACTTATCttataagtatacatataatggGTGTTATAGGATTTATAATGATATGTAAGAGTAATGATATGTTAAGGTTATTTATAGAAGTTATTATAGGATGCATATTCACATTAACattgttaaatttttcattttattttaataagcattattataaagtgataagaaataaaatatctgaaaacaatttttatgaacaaagagatctttttaacaaatacaaaaaaaaatattattcaaatatggctgttttaaaaaaaaaaattacaattaatatgataaagacatgtttattatgttttaacGGATTGGCAACATATGCACATGatcatatatttctttttgtgaatttttattctgaaaaaattaaaaaagtgaCAAATGATTCGAAAATGGACAACCCAGAAAAAccaaatgaacaaattattataaatcgTCATGGAAACACACAACAGAATCGACTGAACTCATCCTACGTAGCAACAGAGCAGGCTAATagtaacataaataatatgggCAATAAAGGAAGCGATGATAATGCCAATTCTGACACTAATAAGCATTTCAGTAATGATGCCAGTAGTAATGGCAATAGTTGTGGCAGTAATGTTTATAATCGCGGCTGTAATAACGTTAACTTGCGtaaaatcatatataatagcaaaaataataatataaaaaatgatataaaaaatgatataaaaaatgatataaaaaatgatagaaaaaatgatagaaaaaatgatattattaatagCAGTAACTACAGTAATAGCAGCGGTGGTAAGCAAAAAAGCGGcattcataaattatttatgctGATAAAAGATCTGTACAGTTCATctataatttcttatatcATATGTAAATCGCCCATCGAAAATATTTCCTTAAATATGGAAAAGACTATAACACATCCATCTGAGCGTTCAAcaatatatgcaaataacagcttttttcatataataaaacaaaccattcaaaattatttattatacattctCTGTTTAATACTACCAATATACTATGGACTAAAAGTTTACAACGATGCTGTGCTAGGCTTGTGTGTACACGGAGCATTAAGGTGGCTCATCGAAATATACTCAAccaaaatatttaacaaaacCAGCAAGTGCAATTCGTATTAA